In Desulfotignum phosphitoxidans DSM 13687, a single window of DNA contains:
- a CDS encoding Eco57I restriction-modification methylase domain-containing protein, producing the protein MSVPGRIKELIETFENNLESYKKGNYNETQVRREFIDPFFEELGWDVTNRQGYAEAYKDVIHEDAIKVGGVTKAPDYCFRVGGTRKFFLEAKKPSVNIQRDIHPAYQLRRYGWSAKLPLSILTDFEELAVYDCRVKPSKTDKVSHSRILYLKFTDYENRWEELAGIFSRDAILKGSFDKYVESNKKKKGTTEVDTAFLHEIESWRELLARNIALRNPNLSQRELNFAVQQTIDRIVFLRICEDRGMEDYGGLMALRNGENVYERLFHLFKKADEKYNSGLFHFKKEKGRENCDNLTPLLQIDDKPLKEIFKNLYYPESPYEFSVLSADILGQVYERFLGKVIRLTPGHQAKIEEKPEVRKAGGVYYTPAYIVDYIVKNTVGKLVEGKRPGPRGGVSNLKILDPACGSGSFLIGAYQFLLDWHRDEYINDGPEKWSKGKTPRIYQSRKGEWRLTTDERKRILLNNIYGVDIDHQAVEVTKLSLLLKVLEGEAEQSIGKQMLMFQERVLPDLSNNIKCGNSLIGPDFYDSQQMSLFDEEELFRVNAFNWPTEFSDIMSDGGFDAVIGNPPYIIIGSDKLNEQSYYIKNFELTAYKTNTYILFIDKGLRLLGKQGAILGYIIPKSLVFNTYFSEIRAKILSRYVVPQIVEIKDKVFQNAEVGDSLLFFSQKAPNPEKNQLVYYRVKNIFPKFETIEQFKNIQKELSENADSLFYRSSLFINAPVKHLSEFLSVSNGLNPGNVRHLLFSEKKENEKYKKLILGRDIQKYSLRWSGTWVNYDPDLKNRIKLSDIKSKSGMTAQKKVDFALRNPKIFISPKILIRKTADKIIACFDSEGYYIDSLSYSLQANSQTHESIFYFLGLLNSRLIGYLHDGLSMNKNKVFAKVLGTNLKKLPIRFIKFDDPVDVARHDRIVGLVDQIIGLNQNLIESKMPQTTEMLKRQIESTDRQIDQLVYKLYELTDDEIQIIESET; encoded by the coding sequence ATGAGCGTACCTGGCCGAATCAAAGAATTGATCGAAACGTTTGAAAATAATTTGGAATCGTACAAAAAAGGCAACTACAATGAAACCCAGGTGCGCCGTGAATTCATAGACCCTTTTTTCGAAGAACTGGGATGGGATGTAACCAACAGACAGGGGTATGCGGAGGCTTATAAGGATGTTATCCATGAAGACGCCATTAAAGTCGGCGGCGTTACCAAGGCACCGGATTACTGCTTCCGTGTCGGCGGCACCCGCAAATTTTTTCTGGAAGCAAAAAAACCGTCGGTCAATATACAGAGAGACATCCATCCGGCCTACCAGTTACGCCGCTATGGGTGGAGCGCCAAGCTGCCCCTGAGCATTTTAACGGATTTCGAAGAACTTGCCGTTTACGACTGCCGGGTGAAGCCGTCGAAGACCGACAAGGTTTCCCACTCCCGTATTTTATACCTCAAATTCACGGATTATGAGAACCGGTGGGAAGAACTTGCCGGTATTTTTTCCAGAGATGCCATCCTGAAGGGCTCTTTTGACAAATATGTGGAATCCAATAAAAAGAAAAAAGGCACCACCGAGGTTGATACCGCTTTTCTCCATGAAATCGAATCCTGGCGGGAACTCCTGGCCCGGAATATCGCCCTGCGCAATCCGAATCTTTCCCAGAGGGAATTGAACTTTGCCGTTCAGCAGACCATCGACCGGATCGTGTTTCTCCGCATCTGCGAGGATCGGGGAATGGAGGATTACGGTGGATTGATGGCTCTGCGCAATGGTGAGAATGTCTATGAACGCCTGTTCCACCTTTTCAAAAAAGCGGATGAGAAATACAATTCCGGGCTGTTTCATTTCAAAAAAGAGAAAGGGCGTGAGAATTGTGACAACCTGACACCTTTGCTGCAAATAGACGACAAACCCCTGAAAGAAATTTTCAAGAATCTGTATTACCCGGAAAGCCCCTACGAATTTTCCGTTCTATCGGCTGATATCCTCGGCCAAGTGTATGAACGCTTTTTAGGCAAGGTCATCCGCCTCACCCCCGGTCATCAGGCCAAAATCGAAGAAAAGCCGGAAGTCCGCAAAGCGGGCGGTGTTTATTACACGCCCGCCTACATTGTGGACTATATCGTCAAAAACACGGTAGGCAAATTGGTGGAGGGCAAGAGACCCGGTCCCAGAGGCGGTGTAAGCAATTTGAAGATTCTGGACCCGGCCTGTGGTTCAGGTTCGTTTTTGATCGGTGCATATCAGTTTTTGCTGGACTGGCACCGGGATGAATACATCAATGACGGTCCGGAAAAGTGGTCAAAAGGCAAAACACCCCGCATCTACCAATCCAGGAAAGGGGAATGGCGATTGACCACTGACGAGCGCAAACGGATTCTATTGAACAACATATACGGCGTGGACATCGATCATCAGGCGGTGGAAGTGACAAAGCTGTCCCTCCTGCTCAAGGTGCTGGAAGGGGAGGCTGAACAAAGCATCGGCAAGCAGATGCTTATGTTTCAAGAACGGGTGCTGCCGGACCTTTCGAACAATATCAAATGCGGCAACTCACTGATTGGACCAGACTTTTACGACTCCCAGCAAATGAGCCTGTTTGATGAAGAGGAACTGTTCCGGGTCAACGCCTTTAACTGGCCCACCGAGTTTTCCGATATAATGTCCGATGGTGGATTTGACGCCGTGATCGGCAATCCGCCATATATCATTATTGGCTCCGATAAATTAAATGAACAATCATATTACATTAAAAATTTCGAATTGACCGCATATAAGACCAATACATACATTTTGTTTATCGATAAAGGGTTAAGGCTTTTAGGGAAGCAGGGAGCAATACTTGGTTATATTATTCCTAAGTCTTTGGTTTTTAATACATACTTTAGTGAAATAAGAGCTAAGATTTTATCAAGGTATGTAGTGCCGCAAATAGTAGAGATCAAAGATAAAGTTTTCCAAAATGCCGAAGTTGGCGATTCTTTATTGTTTTTTAGCCAAAAAGCACCCAATCCTGAAAAGAATCAACTTGTTTATTATCGTGTTAAGAACATATTTCCAAAGTTTGAAACAATCGAACAATTCAAAAATATACAGAAAGAGCTTTCAGAAAACGCTGACTCTTTGTTTTATCGATCAAGTTTATTCATCAACGCGCCTGTAAAACATTTAAGTGAGTTCTTGAGTGTTTCTAACGGACTAAATCCAGGCAATGTAAGGCATCTTCTATTTTCAGAAAAGAAAGAAAATGAAAAGTATAAAAAATTGATTCTGGGGCGCGATATTCAAAAATATAGTTTGAGGTGGTCCGGGACTTGGGTGAATTATGATCCAGATTTGAAGAACAGAATAAAACTATCAGATATAAAATCAAAATCAGGTATGACAGCTCAAAAAAAGGTCGATTTTGCGTTGAGGAACCCCAAAATTTTCATCTCCCCAAAAATTTTAATTCGTAAGACCGCTGATAAGATTATCGCTTGTTTTGATTCCGAAGGCTATTATATCGATTCTTTATCATACAGTTTACAAGCAAACTCTCAGACCCATGAATCTATATTTTATTTTCTTGGGTTGTTGAATTCAAGGCTCATTGGATATCTGCATGATGGCTTGTCGATGAATAAAAATAAGGTTTTTGCTAAAGTCTTGGGGACAAACCTCAAAAAACTCCCCATCCGCTTTATTAAATTTGATGATCCGGTTGACGTTGCCCGTCATGACCGTATTGTTGGGCTGGTGGATCAGATAATTGGATTAAACCAAAATCTGATTGAATCCAAAATGCCCCAGACGACTGAGATGTTGAAGAGGCAAATTGAGTCCACAGACAGACAAATCGATCAACTCGTTTATAAATTGTATGAGTTAACAGATGATGAAATCCAAATTATAGAATCAGAAACTTAA
- the rsgA gene encoding ribosome small subunit-dependent GTPase A translates to MITNLQTLEKLGFEKWFQDHVDPERSAEFEIARVIVVHKDRYTITSGLDDVPAELVGKLLFSAASAVDYPAVGDWVLVKLYDGNTFAVIHEIIQRKSLLKRKTPGKKIEFQLIAANIDAAFIVQSLDHNFNLRRLERYLVMVNESNIRPVVLLSKSDLLTSDKIAGRIGQIHEIMPQLQVLPFSSNNESGLEHVKDLLKPGLTFCLLGSSGVGKTTLLNHLIGESVFKTKTVREKDSKGRHATTSRQLITLAGGAMVVDTPGMRELENFSVETGLDETFAEITALAGKCRFNDCSHTREQGCAVLAAVTEGTLSEKRYQNYMKMIRESIFNDMSYVEKRQKDKQFAKHCKTVMTHRKRQKTF, encoded by the coding sequence ATGATAACAAACTTACAAACCTTAGAAAAACTCGGCTTTGAAAAATGGTTCCAGGACCATGTCGATCCCGAACGTTCGGCGGAATTTGAGATCGCCCGGGTGATTGTGGTGCACAAAGACCGGTATACCATCACCAGCGGGTTAGATGATGTTCCGGCGGAGCTGGTGGGAAAACTGCTTTTCAGTGCGGCGTCTGCTGTGGACTACCCGGCGGTGGGGGACTGGGTGCTGGTCAAATTGTACGATGGAAACACATTTGCCGTCATCCATGAGATCATCCAGAGGAAATCCCTGCTGAAACGGAAAACCCCGGGAAAGAAAATTGAGTTTCAACTGATTGCCGCCAACATCGATGCGGCATTCATTGTCCAGTCACTGGATCACAATTTCAATTTAAGGCGGCTGGAGCGGTATCTGGTGATGGTCAACGAAAGCAACATCCGGCCGGTGGTGTTGTTGAGCAAGAGCGACCTTCTGACTTCCGACAAGATCGCCGGCCGGATCGGTCAGATCCATGAGATCATGCCGCAGTTGCAGGTCCTGCCGTTCAGCAGCAACAATGAATCCGGTCTGGAACATGTCAAAGACCTGCTGAAACCCGGGCTGACCTTTTGCTTATTAGGATCATCCGGTGTCGGCAAGACCACGCTTTTGAACCATCTCATCGGTGAATCAGTTTTCAAGACCAAAACCGTCCGGGAAAAGGACAGCAAGGGCCGGCATGCCACAACGTCCAGGCAGCTGATCACACTGGCCGGCGGGGCAATGGTGGTGGATACGCCGGGAATGCGGGAGCTTGAGAATTTTTCCGTGGAAACGGGCCTGGATGAAACTTTTGCAGAAATCACCGCGCTGGCTGGAAAGTGCCGGTTCAACGACTGCTCCCATACCCGTGAACAAGGGTGTGCGGTGCTGGCGGCGGTGACAGAGGGGACCCTGTCTGAAAAAAGATACCAGAATTACATGAAAATGATCCGGGAATCCATTTTCAATGACATGTCCTATGTGGAGAAAAGGCAAAAAGACAAACAGTTTGCCAAACATTGTAAAACCGTGATGACGCACCGGAAAAGGCAAAAAACATTTTAA
- a CDS encoding nitroreductase family protein, giving the protein MMAFKELVKNRRSCRVFMDTPVTGEQIEAIVTAGQWAPSPLNQQPFQFIAVTDPKLRAGIQKAGMAAKQAVADQGGPGWAQKYPMEFVGTCPLILVVVSDPSLGGLGSYFNQPHGALQSASACIQNMMLMAAELGLGSLWFTFFDPDDVKPVLSIPKELEIAGAVLVGTPAAETKGPSRKPPQVHENLFHQ; this is encoded by the coding sequence ATGATGGCATTCAAAGAACTGGTGAAAAACCGTCGGAGCTGCCGAGTATTTATGGATACCCCGGTGACCGGAGAACAGATCGAGGCCATTGTCACAGCCGGGCAGTGGGCGCCCAGCCCTTTAAATCAACAGCCGTTTCAGTTCATTGCAGTCACTGATCCGAAGCTTCGGGCCGGAATTCAGAAAGCGGGCATGGCTGCGAAACAGGCGGTGGCAGATCAGGGAGGACCCGGCTGGGCCCAGAAATATCCCATGGAGTTTGTGGGAACCTGCCCCCTGATTCTGGTGGTGGTGAGTGACCCGTCCCTGGGCGGGCTGGGAAGTTATTTTAATCAGCCCCACGGTGCCCTTCAATCCGCATCCGCCTGTATCCAGAACATGATGCTGATGGCGGCGGAACTGGGCCTGGGATCCCTGTGGTTTACTTTTTTTGATCCGGATGATGTGAAACCGGTTCTCAGTATTCCCAAAGAACTGGAGATTGCCGGTGCGGTGCTGGTGGGCACACCGGCTGCCGAAACCAAGGGGCCGTCCAGAAAACCGCCCCAGGTGCATGAAAATCTGTTTCATCAGTGA
- a CDS encoding NYN domain-containing protein, with product MNENSQKIALFIDADNAPASKFEEVLSEVAKYGVVTIRKAYGNWKSPTLKSWEDLLNEYAIQPIQQYDLTKGKNASDIALVIDAMDVMYTKNIDVMCFVSSDCDFTPMVTRALAEGKVVLGFGERKTPSPFVNACSKFLYLDAAPKQNGSVPEKPKTLKSDTKLLNLLRQAIEATEEDNGWAALGPVGSHISNKTSFDTRNYGYKNLSSLIKAIDLFELKRGPGNSYLVKDKKKKKSG from the coding sequence ATGAATGAAAACAGCCAGAAAATCGCGTTGTTTATCGATGCAGATAATGCGCCCGCAAGCAAATTTGAAGAAGTGCTCAGTGAAGTGGCAAAATACGGGGTTGTCACGATCAGAAAAGCGTATGGTAACTGGAAAAGCCCGACCCTTAAATCCTGGGAAGATTTATTGAATGAATACGCCATACAGCCGATTCAACAGTATGATCTGACCAAGGGCAAAAATGCGTCAGATATTGCTTTGGTCATCGATGCAATGGATGTCATGTATACCAAAAACATTGATGTGATGTGCTTTGTGTCATCAGACTGTGATTTCACACCCATGGTGACACGCGCACTTGCAGAGGGTAAAGTCGTTTTGGGGTTTGGAGAGCGGAAAACCCCTTCCCCCTTTGTCAACGCGTGTTCCAAGTTCTTATACCTTGATGCAGCACCCAAACAGAATGGGTCGGTGCCTGAAAAACCCAAAACCCTGAAATCCGACACAAAACTGCTCAACCTGCTGAGGCAGGCCATAGAAGCGACGGAAGAAGATAACGGCTGGGCCGCGCTGGGGCCGGTGGGATCACATATCTCCAATAAAACATCCTTTGATACCAGAAATTACGGTTATAAAAATTTAAGCAGCCTTATCAAAGCCATTGATCTGTTTGAGTTGAAAAGAGGCCCTGGCAACTCATACCTGGTTAAAGACAAAAAAAAGAAAAAATCAGGTTGA
- a CDS encoding RNA-binding S4 domain-containing protein yields the protein MTDDTKVRRMVEITMAPVELYKILKFENLAASGGEAKFRIQDGQVRVNGEIETRKRRKIRPGDVIETPEAVLTIVKSEP from the coding sequence ATGACAGATGACACCAAAGTCCGGCGGATGGTTGAGATCACCATGGCGCCGGTGGAACTGTACAAGATCCTGAAGTTTGAAAACCTGGCCGCCAGCGGCGGGGAAGCCAAGTTCCGGATCCAGGACGGTCAGGTGCGGGTGAACGGGGAGATAGAAACCCGGAAGCGAAGAAAAATCCGGCCCGGGGATGTGATCGAAACCCCTGAGGCCGTTCTGACCATCGTAAAATCAGAACCTTAG
- a CDS encoding bifunctional ADP-dependent NAD(P)H-hydrate dehydratase/NAD(P)H-hydrate epimerase encodes MFIVTSEQMQHMDRFTIEKFGIPGRVLMENAGRGAVDFFMEQFQPTPATRVAVVAGRGNNGGDGWVMARYLMEKQIPVTVFLLSAQDRVKGDAKANMDLVEKLLPYFPDCGVVEISDAAALDREKTRLIHHDLFVDAIFGTGLNSDVRGMFKTVIQCINQTNKPVFAVDIPSGLNADTGAVCGVCINAAATATFGFAKIGHILHPGNEYTGKLQVIDIGIPGFAAGKQDLWFQVMEKQTIAPLFPARAFNSHKGSFGHLLVLAGSPGKTGAAALCANAAKRIGTGLVTAGVPEGINAVMETLVVEPMTVPLPETASGTLSPNGLDRILSLAENRQALALGPGLGTDPDTRKLVTALVETCSLPLIMDADAVNCLAENPTVLKSRTSPAVLTPHPGEMARLAGIYTSEVQADRPGTARTFAQDFNVILVLKGAQTLIALPDGRLFLCPAGNPGMATGGMGDVLTGMIAGLAAQGFSLENAALAGVFIHGLCGDLLADIFGGFGFLAGDMIRNIPETIHRHLT; translated from the coding sequence ATGTTTATCGTCACATCAGAACAGATGCAACACATGGACCGGTTTACCATTGAAAAATTCGGCATTCCCGGACGGGTGCTCATGGAAAATGCCGGCCGGGGGGCGGTGGATTTTTTCATGGAACAGTTTCAGCCCACCCCGGCGACCCGGGTGGCGGTGGTGGCGGGCCGGGGCAACAACGGCGGAGACGGCTGGGTCATGGCCCGGTATCTCATGGAAAAACAGATTCCCGTGACCGTGTTTCTATTGTCGGCCCAAGACCGGGTCAAAGGGGATGCCAAAGCCAACATGGACCTGGTGGAAAAACTGCTGCCGTATTTTCCGGATTGCGGGGTGGTGGAAATTTCTGATGCCGCCGCGCTGGACCGGGAAAAAACCCGGCTGATACATCATGATCTGTTTGTGGATGCCATTTTCGGCACCGGCCTGAATTCAGATGTCCGGGGAATGTTCAAAACCGTAATCCAGTGCATCAACCAGACAAACAAGCCGGTATTTGCCGTGGATATCCCTTCGGGTCTTAATGCCGACACCGGCGCGGTGTGCGGCGTATGCATCAACGCAGCGGCCACGGCCACGTTCGGCTTTGCCAAGATTGGACATATCCTGCATCCGGGCAATGAATATACCGGGAAATTGCAGGTCATTGACATCGGCATCCCCGGATTTGCCGCCGGAAAACAGGATCTTTGGTTCCAGGTGATGGAAAAACAAACCATTGCCCCCCTGTTCCCGGCCCGGGCGTTCAACAGCCACAAAGGCAGTTTCGGCCACCTGCTGGTCCTGGCCGGATCTCCGGGAAAAACCGGGGCCGCAGCCCTGTGCGCCAATGCCGCCAAACGGATCGGCACCGGCCTGGTGACCGCAGGCGTGCCGGAAGGCATCAATGCCGTGATGGAAACACTGGTGGTGGAGCCCATGACCGTGCCGCTGCCGGAAACCGCATCCGGCACATTGTCGCCGAACGGACTGGACCGGATTCTGTCCCTGGCTGAAAACCGGCAGGCCCTGGCCTTAGGGCCGGGACTGGGCACGGATCCGGACACGCGGAAACTGGTAACCGCGCTGGTGGAAACCTGCTCCCTGCCTCTGATCATGGATGCGGATGCCGTCAACTGTCTGGCTGAAAATCCAACCGTGCTCAAGTCCCGGACCTCTCCGGCGGTGTTGACGCCCCATCCCGGGGAAATGGCCCGTCTGGCCGGAATTTACACATCCGAAGTTCAGGCGGACCGGCCCGGCACAGCCCGGACATTTGCACAGGACTTCAATGTCATCCTGGTGCTCAAAGGAGCCCAGACCCTGATCGCCCTGCCGGACGGCCGCCTTTTTCTGTGCCCTGCCGGAAACCCGGGCATGGCCACCGGCGGCATGGGAGATGTGCTCACCGGTATGATCGCCGGACTGGCGGCCCAGGGATTTTCTCTGGAAAATGCCGCATTGGCCGGGGTGTTCATCCATGGGCTGTGCGGGGATCTGCTGGCCGACATATTCGGCGGGTTCGGGTTTCTGGCCGGTGACATGATCCGGAACATTCCTGAAACCATCCACAGGCATTTGACATGA
- the tsaE gene encoding tRNA (adenosine(37)-N6)-threonylcarbamoyltransferase complex ATPase subunit type 1 TsaE — translation MTHQIITQTDAQTRDLGFRLGRALTGPVAIALSGDLGCGKTTFVKGLARGLGVNARYPITSPTFTLINEYPAADQLRLCHLDLYRLGSVEELAHIGFDDLTGTDAVIVVEWPALLKEDGFAFDLELIFEFDAAYHRVISFFASGQTGTNMLSSLFS, via the coding sequence ATGACCCATCAGATCATCACCCAGACCGACGCCCAGACCCGGGATTTGGGGTTCCGCCTGGGCCGGGCACTGACCGGTCCGGTGGCCATTGCCTTATCCGGAGATCTGGGATGCGGTAAAACCACATTTGTCAAAGGCCTGGCCCGGGGACTAGGGGTGAATGCCCGTTATCCCATCACCAGCCCTACGTTCACGCTCATCAATGAATATCCGGCCGCTGATCAATTGCGGCTGTGCCATCTGGATCTGTACCGCCTGGGATCGGTGGAGGAACTGGCACACATCGGGTTTGACGATCTCACCGGTACTGATGCCGTGATTGTGGTGGAGTGGCCGGCCCTGCTCAAGGAGGATGGGTTTGCTTTTGACCTGGAACTGATCTTTGAGTTTGATGCCGCATATCACCGGGTTATCTCTTTTTTTGCCTCTGGACAGACCGGTACAAACATGTTAAGCAGTTTGTTTTCATAA